A window of the Butyricimonas virosa genome harbors these coding sequences:
- a CDS encoding pyridoxal phosphate-dependent aminotransferase, which produces MGKKIAYLDRNEYNYGPAPEIEKVLRNFDPDKLCFYTRIYDEGKKSILSDYIAELYDIPEKQVILGYGGEDILKQVVHYFLSGDQKQKTLLIPKFSWWYYKSIADEVNGRTIFYPLFEEGNTFKYDIQSIRETVERENPEIVLIASPNNPTGNSLSKKELHEILSFIPQETTIVIDEAYASFSNKDTSYIKPLIEEFPNLLIIRTLSKFYGLPGLRLGFAFIGENLSSFLNYSTKYLGYNRLSEEIGIAVLKANDYYQNVADLMAEDRKTYMLEISALEGFKVYHSEANFILVKYPISLKSQLQDAFKAKDLIIKFMNEENINTHIRITLGTQKQNRLVIDTIKEVVSTPS; this is translated from the coding sequence ATGGGAAAGAAAATTGCATACCTTGACCGCAATGAATACAACTACGGTCCCGCCCCGGAAATTGAAAAAGTTTTAAGAAACTTTGATCCGGACAAATTATGTTTCTACACAAGAATTTACGACGAAGGCAAAAAGAGTATTCTATCCGATTACATCGCCGAACTATATGATATTCCGGAAAAACAAGTTATTTTAGGATATGGTGGAGAAGATATCTTAAAACAAGTCGTTCACTACTTCCTATCCGGTGACCAAAAACAAAAAACACTATTAATCCCTAAATTTTCATGGTGGTACTACAAATCCATTGCGGACGAGGTTAACGGGCGCACTATCTTCTACCCGCTATTCGAGGAGGGGAACACGTTCAAATATGATATTCAGAGCATCCGAGAAACGGTAGAACGGGAAAACCCAGAAATCGTGTTAATCGCCTCTCCGAACAATCCGACCGGAAATTCCTTGTCAAAAAAAGAGTTACACGAAATTCTCTCCTTTATACCACAGGAAACAACCATTGTCATTGACGAGGCTTACGCGTCTTTTAGCAATAAAGACACGTCATATATAAAACCGCTCATTGAAGAGTTTCCGAATTTACTGATCATCCGGACCCTCTCCAAGTTCTACGGACTTCCCGGATTACGTCTCGGCTTTGCCTTTATCGGGGAAAATTTATCCTCGTTCCTGAATTACAGCACGAAATATTTAGGTTATAACCGACTTTCCGAAGAAATCGGTATTGCCGTATTGAAAGCAAACGATTATTACCAAAACGTGGCAGACCTCATGGCAGAAGACCGAAAAACATATATGCTGGAAATCAGCGCCCTAGAAGGATTCAAAGTGTATCACTCAGAAGCAAACTTTATTCTGGTGAAATACCCGATTTCATTAAAATCCCAATTACAGGACGCATTCAAAGCGAAAGACCTAATTATCAAATTCATGAACGAGGAAAATATTAACACGCATATACGAATCACGTTGGGAACTCAAAAACAAAACCGTTTGGTGATAGATACCATCAAAGAAGTCGTGTCAACCCCATCCTAA
- a CDS encoding sugar phosphate nucleotidyltransferase, whose amino-acid sequence MKAIILAAGIASRLRPLTNDRPKCLLNIGTRSLLERTIDALLINNIREVVIVTGYLHEMLVSLVQSRYPSLNVKFIHNKLYTTTNNIYSLWLALPEVLHEKEIILLDSDILFDPLIIKILQDASYDNCLALDSHKLGEEEIKVIVNGKNQITELSKTCSIEKAIGESIGIEKISHTYLLALHEELEHMITHEKLDNVFYELAFERLITRGQHFYPVDTSAYFSMELDTPEDFHDAINRIPKHLQA is encoded by the coding sequence ATGAAAGCTATAATCCTTGCCGCAGGCATTGCCTCCCGGTTACGACCACTCACAAACGATCGACCGAAATGCCTGCTCAATATAGGCACTCGTTCTTTATTAGAAAGAACGATTGATGCCTTATTGATAAATAATATTCGTGAAGTTGTTATCGTAACCGGATACCTGCATGAAATGCTGGTATCCCTCGTGCAAAGCCGCTACCCTTCTCTGAACGTGAAATTCATTCATAATAAACTTTACACAACCACCAATAACATATATTCCTTGTGGTTAGCCTTGCCTGAAGTTCTCCATGAAAAAGAAATCATCTTACTTGATAGCGACATCCTGTTTGACCCACTGATAATAAAAATATTACAGGATGCCTCTTATGATAACTGCCTTGCACTGGACAGTCATAAACTCGGGGAGGAAGAGATCAAAGTCATCGTGAACGGGAAAAATCAAATCACGGAACTCAGTAAAACGTGTTCCATAGAAAAGGCCATCGGTGAATCCATCGGCATTGAAAAAATATCCCATACCTATCTCCTCGCCCTACACGAAGAGCTGGAACACATGATCACTCACGAAAAACTGGATAATGTCTTTTATGAATTAGCCTTCGAACGTTTAATAACACGGGGACAACACTTCTATCCGGTAGACACGAGCGCCTATTTCTCCATGGAGCTCGACACCCCCGAAGATTTTCACGATGCCATCAACCGAATACCCAAACACTTACAAGCATGA
- a CDS encoding CDP-glycerol glycerophosphotransferase family protein has product MKIVLFCEQKYAINILQPLEVEANKKGEHSVIWYVQPKNISDFPLKDEVKWTNNIQEIYDFSPDAIFVPCNIVPYYLPGVKIQIFHGYAAEKKDHWVIRRYFDTYFTQGPFFTEGFKALAQKYKDFEVVETGWPRQDWIHENLHTFDTEKNTLLRKYHKNKLVLYAPTFSPSLTSLPFIKEGLEKLAREKDVLLILKFHPLTRREWMEEYRQLAEEYENMLWVEDHNITKYQLMADVMISDTSSTVYEFLLLDKPVITYRTIAKDIYWQDIQNSEDLSDAFDLVLQDAVLASKRKWIIDNYDPYLDGKVCHRMLEAARDYISRHGVPRKRKLNLWRKYTSIKKFGKVKRR; this is encoded by the coding sequence ATGAAAATTGTACTATTCTGCGAGCAAAAATACGCGATAAATATATTGCAACCTCTCGAAGTTGAAGCCAATAAAAAAGGGGAACATTCCGTAATCTGGTACGTTCAGCCTAAAAATATCTCGGATTTCCCGTTAAAAGACGAGGTGAAATGGACAAACAACATACAGGAAATCTACGACTTCTCCCCGGATGCTATATTTGTCCCCTGCAACATTGTCCCCTATTATTTGCCGGGAGTGAAAATACAAATCTTTCACGGCTACGCTGCCGAGAAAAAGGATCATTGGGTAATCCGCCGCTATTTTGACACCTATTTCACGCAAGGTCCTTTCTTTACCGAAGGCTTTAAGGCACTCGCTCAAAAATACAAGGATTTTGAAGTTGTTGAAACAGGATGGCCTCGTCAAGACTGGATTCACGAAAATCTACACACTTTTGACACCGAAAAAAACACCCTGCTCCGAAAATACCATAAAAACAAATTAGTTTTATATGCCCCAACTTTTTCTCCGTCGCTAACTTCCCTGCCGTTCATAAAAGAGGGATTGGAAAAATTAGCCCGGGAAAAAGACGTCCTGCTCATCCTGAAATTTCACCCGTTAACCCGAAGGGAGTGGATGGAAGAATACAGGCAACTGGCCGAGGAGTATGAAAACATGCTTTGGGTGGAAGATCACAATATCACGAAATACCAGCTCATGGCCGATGTCATGATTAGCGACACCTCGTCAACCGTGTACGAATTTTTGTTACTTGACAAACCGGTCATCACGTACCGAACCATTGCAAAAGATATTTACTGGCAGGATATTCAGAACTCGGAAGACCTTTCCGACGCTTTCGATCTCGTACTCCAAGATGCCGTACTCGCATCTAAACGCAAATGGATCATCGATAACTACGATCCATACTTGGACGGAAAAGTCTGCCATCGAATGCTCGAAGCTGCCAGAGATTATATCTCCCGCCACGGGGTACCCAGGAAACGGAAATTAAATCTTTGGCGTAAATACACCAGCATTAAGAAATTCGGTAAAGTCAAAAGAAGATAA
- a CDS encoding lipopolysaccharide kinase InaA family protein codes for MIDCQINPKYKSLEKAILDIPRRFDQEGEVIDDKRNVIKILDVEGERFNVKSFKKPNIVNQFAYAYVRKGKAQRSFEYANTLLERGVDTPEPIAYIVYRNVFGVTRSFYISRQEEYDYTFRDLRVKRPADLESILREFTRFTYHFHSQSIYFIDHSPGNTLIRREGNQFHFMLVDLNRIKFMTIPPLVGLRNFYRLNATDNMIDIIADEYARLTHSDAMEMTCLLKEWTHAHDEQVLKRKAKKKS; via the coding sequence AGTCATTGGAAAAGGCCATTCTGGATATTCCTCGTCGTTTTGATCAGGAAGGAGAGGTCATTGATGACAAACGGAATGTGATTAAGATACTGGATGTGGAAGGAGAACGTTTTAACGTGAAATCCTTTAAAAAACCCAATATCGTTAATCAATTCGCTTATGCTTACGTGCGGAAGGGAAAGGCCCAACGCTCGTTCGAGTATGCGAATACGTTGTTAGAAAGGGGTGTTGATACCCCGGAACCGATTGCTTATATCGTTTATCGAAATGTTTTCGGGGTAACCCGTAGTTTTTATATTTCCCGACAGGAAGAGTATGATTACACTTTTCGGGATCTGCGGGTGAAACGTCCGGCTGATCTGGAGTCTATTTTACGGGAGTTTACCCGGTTCACGTATCATTTTCACTCGCAATCCATCTATTTTATCGATCATTCTCCGGGGAACACGTTGATCCGAAGGGAAGGAAATCAATTTCATTTTATGTTGGTCGACTTGAATCGAATCAAGTTTATGACGATCCCCCCGTTGGTGGGCTTGAGGAATTTTTACCGCTTGAATGCAACCGATAATATGATTGATATTATCGCGGACGAATATGCCCGATTGACACATTCGGATGCGATGGAAATGACCTGTTTACTGAAAGAGTGGACTCATGCCCATGACGAACAGGTTCTCAAACGAAAAGCCAAAAAGAAGAGTTAG